The Polyangiaceae bacterium genome includes a region encoding these proteins:
- a CDS encoding TldD/PmbA family protein, whose product MRNDDREELLALATGLVERARALGADVAEVTARAGWELSAKVRLGEPELVEEAGHRGVSLRVIKQQRVAVTSTSDLSEAGLARCVSDALMLAELSEPDPFAGPADPADLAPRPYPDLDLFDPAVAEITADVAVERATRAERAALDFDPRITLSEGATFSRTVGSSARVISNGFSGAQRGSYASLVVSPVAEDEGGKRRRGFHWSARRHVAELDDDTAVGREAARRTLAKLGARKVPTCEAPIVFDPDVARSLIGTFAGCIMGGSIWRKSSYLVGREGSSVASPLVTLIDDPLIPRAPGSRPYDGEGLPSRRNVVVDGGVLRTYLLDCYSARKLGSKSTGSAAVSGGSIGPSTSNFILSPGQLSREELIASTERGLYVTEMMGFGFNAITGDYSRGASGFWIENGKLTFPVSEVTVSSNLDAMLKNIDAVANDLELKTSTAAPTFRVSKMTIAGT is encoded by the coding sequence ATGAGGAACGACGACCGCGAAGAGCTGCTCGCCCTGGCCACGGGACTGGTGGAGCGAGCCCGCGCGCTCGGCGCCGACGTAGCAGAGGTCACGGCCCGCGCCGGCTGGGAGCTCAGCGCCAAGGTCCGACTCGGGGAGCCGGAGCTGGTGGAGGAAGCCGGCCATCGCGGCGTCTCGCTCAGGGTCATCAAGCAGCAGCGCGTCGCGGTGACCTCCACCAGCGATCTGTCCGAGGCGGGTCTCGCCCGCTGCGTGAGCGACGCCTTGATGCTCGCCGAGCTGTCCGAGCCGGACCCGTTCGCAGGGCCCGCCGATCCCGCCGACCTCGCGCCCCGCCCGTACCCGGATCTCGACCTGTTCGACCCGGCCGTGGCGGAGATCACCGCCGACGTCGCCGTCGAGCGGGCGACCCGGGCGGAGCGGGCGGCCCTCGACTTCGACCCGCGCATCACGCTGAGCGAAGGCGCGACGTTCTCCCGCACCGTGGGCTCGAGCGCCCGGGTCATCTCCAACGGGTTCTCCGGCGCGCAGCGCGGCTCGTACGCGTCGCTGGTGGTCTCGCCCGTGGCGGAGGACGAAGGCGGCAAGCGCCGCCGCGGCTTCCACTGGAGCGCCCGTCGCCACGTCGCCGAGCTGGACGACGACACCGCGGTCGGTCGCGAGGCCGCCCGCCGGACGCTCGCCAAGCTCGGCGCGCGCAAGGTCCCCACCTGCGAAGCCCCCATCGTCTTCGACCCCGACGTCGCTCGGTCCCTCATCGGCACCTTCGCCGGCTGCATCATGGGCGGGAGCATCTGGAGAAAGTCCAGCTACCTGGTCGGCCGCGAGGGCAGCAGCGTCGCCAGCCCGCTGGTGACGCTGATCGACGACCCGCTGATCCCCCGCGCCCCCGGCTCGCGCCCCTACGACGGCGAGGGACTGCCGTCGCGGCGCAACGTGGTCGTGGACGGCGGCGTGCTCCGCACCTATCTCCTGGACTGCTACAGCGCGCGTAAGCTCGGCTCGAAGAGCACCGGCAGCGCCGCCGTTTCCGGCGGCTCGATCGGACCGAGCACCAGCAACTTCATCCTCTCGCCGGGACAGCTGAGCCGCGAGGAGCTGATCGCCAGCACCGAGCGCGGGCTGTACGTGACGGAGATGATGGGCTTCGGGTTCAACGCCATCACCGGCGATTATTCGCGGGGAGCGTCCGGGTTCTGGATCGAGAACGGCAAGCTGACCTTCCCCGTCAGCGAGGTGACCGTCTCGTCGAACCTCGACGCCATGCTGAAGAACATCGACGCCGTGGCCAACGATCTCGAGCTCAAGACCAGCACCGCCGCGCCGACGTTCCGCGTGTCGAAGATGACCATCGCGGGAACGTGA
- a CDS encoding lamin tail domain-containing protein, which translates to MRRFPLLCLGCLWACRAPLPEREPPSAAPPFTLSVEPPEQAGRIQPVSRFFLTPPDEEALVIRGELSEYHLRKLRERELPKTLSARIVSAQSWLDADSLVLSPLSVLAPAEVYSVASPELGLIARLEVVADAAPPLGRVWPPLDAGGSAEFWLFCGELAPSVAGAEEALLEPGHQPVWAAPEPGSGCVSLRASAGVTQAEPLVPPLAVLGRSLEPAALSAAAAHVQPAPLDCAGPELPFGPGCIAVADDRAVVRAPEAATLWSVSGEPGAWLEPLDPGGKLVLRGLAPNSTELVSYWVRDAFAELSRGQLLLTTGPALPHVVLSEVFANPLGAEPAQEWVELYNDGTIPVELSTLSLEDGGGKVELPAFVLAPGSFALIVRDDYDPASSSDPAPAQGTKLLRVPALGKNGLSNSGEALALRAGGQLISKFPALPKPKAGVSVARRKTWTLDDDASGFGHHAAPGASPGAPNALAD; encoded by the coding sequence ATGCGTCGCTTTCCGTTGCTGTGCCTGGGGTGTCTCTGGGCGTGCCGTGCGCCCTTGCCGGAGCGGGAACCTCCTTCCGCCGCTCCGCCGTTCACGTTGAGCGTGGAGCCGCCGGAGCAGGCCGGGCGCATCCAGCCGGTCTCGCGCTTCTTCCTGACGCCGCCCGACGAGGAGGCGCTCGTGATCCGGGGCGAGCTGTCCGAATACCACCTGCGCAAGCTCCGAGAGCGCGAGCTGCCCAAGACGCTGAGCGCGCGCATCGTCTCGGCGCAGAGCTGGCTGGACGCCGACAGTCTCGTGCTGAGCCCGCTCTCGGTCCTGGCGCCAGCCGAGGTGTACAGCGTGGCCAGCCCCGAGCTCGGGCTGATCGCCCGGCTCGAGGTGGTCGCGGACGCTGCGCCACCTCTCGGGCGGGTTTGGCCGCCGCTCGACGCCGGCGGCTCCGCCGAATTCTGGCTGTTCTGCGGCGAGCTCGCTCCGAGCGTCGCGGGAGCGGAGGAGGCCCTCCTGGAGCCGGGACATCAGCCGGTCTGGGCCGCGCCCGAGCCGGGGAGCGGCTGCGTGAGCCTCAGGGCCAGCGCAGGCGTGACTCAGGCGGAGCCGCTCGTGCCGCCGCTCGCGGTCCTCGGACGCTCGCTCGAGCCGGCGGCGCTGTCGGCCGCGGCGGCGCATGTGCAGCCGGCGCCCCTCGACTGTGCAGGGCCGGAGCTGCCGTTCGGTCCCGGTTGCATCGCGGTGGCCGACGATCGCGCGGTCGTCCGTGCGCCCGAGGCCGCGACGCTCTGGTCCGTCTCGGGCGAGCCCGGGGCTTGGCTCGAGCCGCTCGACCCTGGCGGGAAGCTCGTGCTGCGAGGGCTCGCGCCCAACTCGACCGAGCTCGTCTCGTATTGGGTCCGCGATGCCTTCGCCGAGCTGTCGCGAGGTCAGCTGCTGCTCACCACCGGGCCGGCGCTGCCGCACGTCGTCTTGAGCGAGGTGTTCGCCAATCCGCTGGGTGCCGAGCCAGCGCAGGAGTGGGTCGAGCTCTACAACGACGGCACGATCCCGGTGGAGCTGTCCACGCTCTCGCTCGAAGACGGTGGCGGAAAGGTCGAGCTCCCGGCCTTCGTGCTCGCCCCCGGCAGCTTCGCGCTGATCGTTCGCGACGACTACGATCCCGCGAGCAGCTCCGACCCGGCGCCCGCCCAGGGTACCAAGCTCCTCAGAGTGCCCGCCCTCGGCAAGAACGGCCTTTCCAACAGCGGGGAGGCCCTGGCGCTGCGCGCCGGGGGTCAGCTGATCAGCAAGTTCCCGGCGCTGCCGAAGCCGAAGGCGGGCGTCAGCGTGGCGCGCCGCAAGACCTGGACGCTGGACGACGACGCGAGTGGGTTCGGGCACCACGCGGCTCCCGGTGCGTCGCCCGGCGCCCCCAACGCCTTGGCCGACTGA
- a CDS encoding XRE family transcriptional regulator: MSPEELKALQKELGISASELARALKVEPKTVVLWESGELFPTKRHVELMRELRERGRDAFPRAPRGKSRGVTGMARLSDPKLWELVRKLAAHPGFFDQVAKLAEELPDPAKSDEQG, encoded by the coding sequence GTGTCCCCGGAGGAGCTCAAGGCGCTGCAAAAGGAGCTCGGGATCTCCGCCAGCGAGCTGGCGCGAGCCCTGAAGGTGGAACCCAAGACCGTCGTGCTCTGGGAGTCCGGGGAGCTCTTCCCGACCAAGCGCCACGTCGAGTTGATGCGAGAGCTGCGCGAGCGGGGCCGCGACGCTTTCCCCCGAGCGCCCCGCGGGAAGAGTCGAGGCGTGACCGGGATGGCGCGCCTCTCCGACCCGAAGCTCTGGGAGTTGGTGCGCAAGCTCGCGGCGCACCCAGGCTTCTTCGACCAAGTCGCCAAGCTCGCTGAAGAGCTGCCGGATCCGGCCAAGAGCGACGAACAGGGTTAG
- the scpB gene encoding SMC-Scp complex subunit ScpB, translated as MARKNSAKARERSRPKPAAAGRGKRDERARSAKTPTPALEPEVSDEPSPESGESPRGEPEALPVPEPEPLQQEPAAELESDEPEATAQPVVPSSEDSAAVDEASVEDTRAFLKGLLEALIFVSDHPLTTKELARAAKIDKKRTEELVAELARENETRGVRIEEVAGGLVLRSNPMYATYVRNFIAMRPVRLSRAQLETLAIIAYRQPLTRPEVDDIRGVDSGPVLKGLLERDLVKILGKKDEPGRPMLYGTTPAFLELFSMQSLRDLPTLKEFTELSEESRSVFEREIGEDAPEGPIDLSGSVPPEAGEPTDSVLPPAEQAAYLDDGQDSEDDERTESVLPPASAEVEPEQDDDDDDDDDDDDDDDDDDESGGPGDDDDDDDDDDDDDDDDDDDDDDDDDDDDDDDDDDDDDDD; from the coding sequence ATGGCCAGGAAGAACTCTGCGAAGGCGCGCGAGCGCTCCCGCCCGAAGCCGGCGGCCGCGGGACGAGGGAAGCGCGACGAGCGCGCTCGCTCGGCCAAGACGCCCACGCCGGCGCTCGAGCCCGAGGTGAGCGATGAGCCGAGTCCGGAGAGCGGGGAGAGCCCGCGTGGGGAGCCGGAAGCGCTCCCCGTGCCGGAGCCGGAGCCGCTCCAGCAAGAGCCGGCAGCGGAGCTCGAGAGCGACGAGCCCGAAGCCACGGCCCAACCCGTCGTTCCGTCGAGCGAGGACAGCGCCGCCGTCGACGAGGCGAGCGTCGAGGACACCCGCGCGTTCCTGAAGGGGCTGCTGGAGGCGCTGATCTTCGTCAGCGACCACCCGCTGACCACGAAGGAGCTGGCGCGAGCCGCCAAGATCGACAAAAAGCGCACCGAAGAGCTGGTGGCGGAGCTCGCCCGCGAGAACGAGACGCGGGGCGTCCGCATCGAGGAGGTGGCCGGAGGTCTCGTGCTGCGCTCGAACCCGATGTACGCGACCTACGTCCGCAACTTCATCGCGATGCGCCCGGTTCGCCTGTCGCGTGCACAGCTCGAGACCCTGGCCATCATCGCCTACCGGCAGCCGCTGACGCGGCCGGAGGTCGACGACATCCGCGGCGTGGACTCGGGGCCGGTGCTGAAAGGCCTGCTCGAGCGGGACCTGGTCAAGATCCTCGGCAAGAAGGACGAGCCGGGGCGCCCCATGCTCTACGGAACGACGCCGGCGTTCCTCGAGCTGTTCAGCATGCAGTCGCTCCGGGACCTGCCCACGCTCAAGGAGTTCACCGAGCTCAGCGAGGAGTCCCGCTCGGTGTTCGAGCGCGAAATCGGCGAAGACGCTCCAGAGGGCCCGATCGACCTCTCGGGCAGCGTGCCGCCGGAGGCGGGTGAGCCGACCGACTCGGTGCTCCCGCCCGCCGAGCAGGCCGCATACCTGGACGACGGTCAGGACTCCGAGGACGACGAGCGGACCGAGTCGGTCTTGCCGCCCGCCAGCGCGGAGGTCGAGCCGGAACAGGACGACGACGACGACGACGACGACGACGACGACGACGATGACGACGACGACGACGAATCCGGTGGCCCCGGCGACGACGATGACGACGACGACGATGACGACGACGACGACGACGACGACGATGACGACGACGACGACGACGACGACGATGACGACGACGACGATGACGACGACGACGACGACGACGACTGA
- a CDS encoding segregation/condensation protein A yields MNIPIGFVTEKYVEYIMLMQELNIDIASEYLVMAATLTHIKSKMLLPPDPSAVEDEEQEPEEDPRLELVRRLLEYQKYKLVAEQLAGRAIFGRDVFGRGLAGPQAEGQAPLAPISLFKLLDSFQGVLRRAKTQIDHEIQLDRLSISDRINQLADVLRERERLAFEDLFEGQKTRAELVVTFLALLEMTRLRMTRLSQDSALGPIFVELAVREDEAAAMAEAATLSMGEGGSMPPAAPRAEEPELEEPASRESSEPGDEEKREDSD; encoded by the coding sequence ATGAACATCCCCATCGGGTTCGTCACGGAGAAGTACGTCGAATACATCATGCTGATGCAGGAGCTGAACATCGACATCGCGAGCGAGTACCTCGTGATGGCGGCGACGCTCACCCACATCAAATCGAAGATGCTGCTGCCGCCGGATCCGAGCGCGGTCGAAGACGAAGAGCAAGAGCCGGAGGAAGACCCGCGGCTCGAGCTGGTCCGGCGCCTGCTCGAGTACCAAAAGTACAAGCTGGTCGCGGAGCAGCTCGCCGGGCGGGCGATCTTCGGGCGCGACGTGTTCGGCCGCGGGCTGGCCGGTCCGCAGGCGGAGGGACAGGCCCCGCTGGCGCCGATCAGCTTGTTCAAGCTCCTGGACTCCTTTCAGGGCGTCTTGCGCCGGGCCAAGACGCAGATCGATCACGAGATTCAGCTCGATCGCCTGAGCATCAGCGATCGCATCAACCAGCTGGCCGACGTGCTGCGCGAGCGCGAGCGGCTGGCCTTCGAGGACTTGTTCGAAGGGCAGAAGACTCGCGCCGAGCTGGTCGTCACCTTCCTGGCCCTACTCGAGATGACGCGATTGCGCATGACGCGTCTGTCGCAGGACAGCGCGCTGGGGCCGATCTTCGTCGAGCTCGCCGTGCGCGAAGACGAGGCGGCGGCCATGGCAGAGGCCGCGACGCTCAGCATGGGGGAAGGGGGATCGATGCCTCCAGCCGCGCCTCGGGCGGAGGAGCCAGAGCTCGAGGAGCCCGCTTCGAGGGAGAGCTCCGAACCCGGTGACGAAGAGAAGCGAGAGGACAGCGACTGA
- a CDS encoding site-2 protease family protein — protein sequence MLSPDLIRNIVLNLVPMVLSLSVHEFAHALVADKLGDDTPRRQGRLTLSPLEHYDVFGTILVPVASVLFGGFSFIGWARPVQVSPTGFTRRVSMRTGMALVAIAGPLSNLALATLSVAALALIARTSPGMAFAQDGRGALVYLLRAMYVLNVGLFVFNLLPIPPLDGSRLLPRRLDSLQETIAPLSMLLLLLILYNDTLRSLLILQPMRVVSGGLESLFGLRVRALS from the coding sequence GTGCTCTCGCCGGACCTGATCCGAAACATCGTCCTGAACCTGGTGCCGATGGTGCTCTCGCTCTCGGTGCACGAGTTCGCGCACGCCCTGGTGGCGGACAAGCTCGGGGACGACACGCCGCGGCGCCAGGGGCGCCTGACGCTGTCTCCGCTCGAGCACTACGACGTGTTCGGGACGATCCTGGTGCCGGTGGCCTCGGTGTTGTTCGGCGGCTTCTCGTTCATCGGCTGGGCGCGTCCCGTGCAAGTGTCTCCGACGGGCTTCACGCGACGGGTGTCCATGCGCACGGGCATGGCGCTGGTGGCCATCGCCGGTCCCCTCTCGAACCTGGCGCTGGCGACGCTGTCGGTGGCCGCGCTGGCGCTGATCGCCCGCACCAGCCCCGGCATGGCGTTTGCGCAGGACGGCCGGGGCGCCTTGGTGTATCTGCTGCGCGCGATGTACGTGCTGAACGTCGGCCTGTTCGTGTTCAACCTGCTGCCGATCCCCCCGCTGGACGGCAGCCGGCTCTTGCCGCGCCGGCTCGACTCGCTTCAGGAGACCATCGCCCCGCTGTCGATGTTGCTGCTCTTGCTGATCCTCTACAACGACACGCTGCGCAGCCTGCTCATCCTGCAACCGATGCGCGTCGTGAGCGGCGGGCTCGAGAGCCTGTTCGGGCTCAGGGTGAGGGCCCTGTCGTGA
- a CDS encoding serine/threonine protein kinase, whose translation MPAPDRVCSRCGARYDGGVIFCPADGTPLGARALPVGEDPYLGLTLEADLRLERLVGIGAMGRVYRARLGGRDVAVKILHRELLKSPNVVARFEREARIAGQLAHPGVVQVLGTGRVPELSADVGGEGYLVLEYLDGISLRSALAAAEGALPLPRALHVLLQICDAVGEAHARGIVHRDIKPENVMLVQRGEDPDFVKVLDFGVARIERADASFATQAGSIFGTARYVSPEGAQGKTATPESDVYSLSVLLFECLSGRTPFDGDSPVAILIKHTNEPAPDVRSVPRASYVPEPIATIIAENLSKSREGRARDARELGRRLADAARRSGVLGATGRALALASIERTKQLPLGADSPPSSDSAKPGGSG comes from the coding sequence ATGCCAGCGCCCGACCGGGTCTGCTCGCGCTGCGGCGCGCGCTACGACGGCGGGGTCATCTTTTGCCCCGCCGACGGCACGCCACTCGGCGCGCGGGCCCTCCCCGTCGGAGAGGACCCGTATCTGGGCCTCACGCTCGAAGCGGATCTGCGCCTCGAACGCCTGGTGGGCATCGGCGCCATGGGGCGCGTGTACCGCGCGCGCCTCGGAGGCCGTGACGTGGCGGTGAAGATCCTGCACCGCGAGCTCTTGAAGAGCCCGAACGTGGTCGCGCGCTTCGAGCGAGAGGCGCGCATCGCCGGCCAGCTGGCTCACCCCGGCGTGGTGCAGGTGCTCGGCACCGGCCGCGTGCCCGAGCTCTCCGCCGACGTCGGCGGGGAGGGCTACTTGGTGCTGGAGTACCTGGACGGAATCTCGCTGCGTTCGGCGCTGGCCGCCGCGGAGGGCGCGCTCCCGCTCCCCCGTGCGCTGCACGTCTTGCTCCAGATCTGCGACGCCGTGGGAGAGGCCCACGCGCGCGGCATCGTGCACCGAGACATCAAGCCCGAGAACGTGATGCTGGTGCAGCGCGGTGAGGACCCCGACTTCGTGAAGGTGCTCGACTTCGGCGTGGCGCGCATCGAGCGCGCTGACGCCTCCTTCGCCACGCAAGCCGGCTCCATCTTCGGGACCGCGCGCTACGTCTCGCCGGAGGGCGCGCAGGGCAAGACGGCGACGCCCGAGAGCGACGTGTACTCGCTCAGCGTCCTGCTGTTCGAGTGTCTGTCGGGGCGCACGCCGTTCGACGGGGACAGCCCGGTCGCCATCTTGATCAAGCACACCAACGAGCCGGCGCCCGACGTCCGCAGCGTGCCCCGCGCCAGCTACGTGCCGGAGCCCATCGCGACGATCATCGCCGAGAATCTGAGCAAGAGCCGCGAGGGCCGCGCGCGCGACGCCCGAGAGCTCGGGCGGAGGCTCGCCGACGCGGCGCGACGGAGCGGCGTCCTCGGAGCTACCGGGCGCGCGCTCGCGCTCGCGAGCATCGAGCGCACCAAGCAGCTCCCGCTGGGAGCGGACTCGCCGCCGTCGAGCGACAGCGCGAAGCCCGGAGGCTCCGGGTGA
- a CDS encoding flagellar biosynthetic protein FliR has translation MLRAVAGLLGEIAVVLAQSGVDLSKLGLAWARVAPSVALIPAFGLRAFPAPARVTLGLALAAVVAPGLPGLGQSGLPWPVALAVEAARGVPVAISASVALWAATMAGGVIDDLRGARETSGLPNVEAGATPLGALLSLLAAIVFLEGGGPARVVSALGRPDLGFAAPLLGATANLVGGIELALAVAAPLLVASMVIEVASALVARAASPAFIQPLLAPLRSLGLLAVAALVLERMLELLALWSQRVPG, from the coding sequence ATGCTCCGGGCGGTGGCGGGTCTGCTCGGCGAGATCGCGGTGGTGCTCGCACAGAGCGGGGTCGATCTGTCCAAGCTCGGGCTCGCCTGGGCACGGGTCGCGCCGAGCGTCGCGCTGATCCCGGCGTTCGGGCTGCGCGCCTTCCCCGCGCCGGCGCGGGTGACCCTGGGGCTCGCCCTGGCGGCCGTGGTGGCGCCGGGACTGCCCGGGCTCGGACAGAGCGGCTTACCCTGGCCGGTGGCGCTCGCGGTCGAGGCGGCTCGAGGCGTTCCGGTGGCCATCAGCGCCTCCGTCGCGCTCTGGGCGGCCACCATGGCGGGCGGGGTCATCGACGACCTGCGCGGAGCGCGCGAGACGTCCGGGCTGCCGAACGTCGAAGCCGGCGCCACCCCGCTCGGCGCGCTCTTGTCGCTGCTCGCTGCCATCGTGTTCCTCGAGGGCGGCGGCCCGGCGCGAGTCGTCTCCGCGCTCGGGCGCCCGGACCTCGGGTTCGCCGCGCCGCTCCTCGGTGCCACCGCCAACCTGGTCGGGGGCATCGAGCTCGCTCTGGCCGTGGCGGCGCCGCTCCTGGTGGCGTCGATGGTGATCGAGGTCGCGAGCGCGCTGGTGGCGCGCGCGGCGAGCCCGGCGTTCATCCAACCGCTGCTCGCCCCGCTGCGTTCCCTCGGGCTGCTCGCGGTGGCGGCGCTGGTGCTCGAGCGCATGCTGGAGCTGCTCGCGCTTTGGTCCCAGCGCGTGCCCGGGTGA
- a CDS encoding MaoC family dehydratase N-terminal domain-containing protein: protein MSLDTSTVGYTTPEYEFKYDWKTVVLYALGIGAKRDELDYLYEAKGPKVYPTFAVVPAYAALGDALVKTQGNLAMVVHGGQTVIMHRPIPSEGSMKTVATITGIYDMKKMAAVTVTTKTLVNGEPCFDTEWSILYRGAGGFGGPPPPREEVPSAAKDAPKTWSFEEQTTPEQALLYRLSGDLNPLHADPDFAAMVGFPQGPILHGLCTYGYACRAIVKSSCGGDADKLKRFTVQFRKPVWPGESIRTDAVALDGGKLAINVFAGGREDAVITNAWAEIG, encoded by the coding sequence ATGAGTCTCGATACGTCCACGGTCGGCTACACGACGCCCGAATACGAGTTCAAGTACGACTGGAAGACGGTCGTGCTCTACGCCCTCGGGATCGGCGCCAAGCGTGACGAGCTCGACTACCTGTACGAGGCCAAGGGCCCCAAGGTGTATCCAACCTTCGCCGTGGTCCCGGCGTACGCGGCCCTGGGTGACGCCTTGGTCAAGACCCAGGGCAACTTGGCGATGGTCGTCCACGGCGGGCAGACGGTGATCATGCACCGCCCCATCCCCTCCGAGGGCAGCATGAAGACGGTGGCGACCATCACCGGCATCTACGACATGAAGAAGATGGCGGCGGTAACGGTGACGACCAAGACCCTGGTCAACGGGGAACCCTGCTTCGACACCGAGTGGTCGATCCTTTACCGCGGCGCAGGAGGGTTCGGCGGCCCCCCACCCCCCCGCGAGGAGGTACCGAGCGCGGCGAAAGACGCGCCGAAGACCTGGAGCTTCGAGGAGCAGACCACCCCGGAGCAGGCGCTCCTCTACCGGCTCTCGGGCGATCTGAACCCGCTGCACGCCGACCCGGACTTCGCGGCCATGGTGGGCTTCCCGCAAGGGCCCATCCTCCACGGGCTGTGCACCTACGGCTACGCCTGCCGAGCCATCGTGAAGAGCTCGTGTGGCGGGGACGCTGACAAGCTGAAGCGCTTCACGGTGCAGTTCCGCAAGCCGGTCTGGCCGGGTGAGTCGATCCGCACCGACGCGGTGGCTCTGGACGGCGGCAAGCTGGCGATCAACGTATTCGCCGGCGGTCGCGAGGACGCGGTCATCACGAACGCCTGGGCGGAGATCGGCTGA
- a CDS encoding peptidylprolyl isomerase gives MAKSDKDKDEQKKAPLEAADPPWARKGKEPEPDDDDDDDDDDDDDEPPPAPKSASSKPSAAKPAAREDEDEDEDEDEDEDEDEEDEPPPPPRSKRDAKPASKTPVRASERGRPALKKPAPAPADDGLPDWLPWAVMIALIAVGVMGAMGVFSKKASQDSAADAPVTEAPAATAPDQISAQHLLVQYKGSMRAAPSVERTKEEAKARAEEALKKAKGGGNFDALVGEYSDEPGAAQRKGQLGKFSRQMMVKEFSDAAFKLKVGEISGLVETGFGYHVIKRTE, from the coding sequence ATGGCGAAGAGCGACAAGGACAAGGACGAGCAGAAGAAGGCCCCGTTGGAGGCCGCGGACCCGCCGTGGGCCCGAAAAGGCAAGGAGCCGGAGCCCGACGACGACGACGACGACGACGACGACGACGACGACGACGAGCCGCCGCCCGCGCCGAAGTCCGCGTCTTCCAAGCCCTCCGCGGCGAAGCCCGCCGCCCGTGAAGACGAGGACGAGGACGAGGACGAGGACGAGGACGAGGACGAGGACGAGGAGGACGAGCCCCCGCCACCGCCGCGTTCGAAGCGCGACGCGAAGCCGGCCTCGAAGACGCCGGTGCGCGCCTCCGAGCGCGGGCGTCCCGCCCTGAAGAAGCCCGCGCCGGCGCCCGCCGACGATGGCCTTCCGGACTGGCTGCCTTGGGCGGTCATGATCGCCCTGATCGCCGTGGGCGTGATGGGAGCCATGGGAGTCTTCTCGAAGAAGGCGAGCCAGGACAGCGCTGCCGACGCCCCGGTCACGGAGGCACCCGCCGCGACGGCGCCTGACCAGATCTCCGCCCAGCACCTGCTGGTCCAGTACAAGGGCAGCATGCGCGCAGCGCCGAGCGTCGAGCGCACCAAGGAGGAGGCGAAGGCCCGCGCCGAGGAGGCGCTGAAGAAGGCCAAGGGCGGCGGCAACTTCGACGCGCTGGTCGGCGAGTACTCCGACGAGCCCGGCGCCGCGCAGCGCAAGGGTCAGCTCGGCAAGTTCTCGCGTCAGATGATGGTCAAGGAGTTCTCGGACGCGGCGTTCAAGCTGAAGGTCGGCGAGATCTCCGGGCTCGTCGAGACCGGCTTCGGCTATCACGTCATCAAGCGCACGGAGTGA
- a CDS encoding peptidylprolyl isomerase yields the protein MVARRPIVAAGLAGALALGGCVLTTHEGPSEPPRGAVQPIWPPLGEAPATPIQGEGEGEGAAEGTTAARPETIAARHILVMHRAGMRAPDTITRSKEEAKARAEEALKRARAGEDFAKLVNEYSDEPGAKARGGTLGRFPRGVMVKEFEKAAFALEPGQISDVVESPFGFHVIQRTE from the coding sequence ATGGTGGCGAGACGGCCGATCGTCGCCGCGGGCCTCGCCGGCGCGCTCGCGCTGGGCGGCTGCGTGCTCACGACGCACGAAGGCCCGAGCGAGCCGCCCCGCGGAGCGGTGCAGCCCATCTGGCCGCCGCTCGGCGAGGCGCCCGCCACGCCGATCCAAGGCGAAGGCGAAGGCGAGGGCGCGGCGGAGGGCACCACCGCCGCCCGCCCCGAGACCATCGCGGCGCGCCACATCCTGGTGATGCACCGCGCGGGCATGCGCGCGCCGGACACCATCACGCGCAGCAAGGAAGAGGCGAAGGCCCGCGCCGAGGAAGCGCTGAAGCGCGCCCGCGCCGGCGAGGACTTCGCCAAGCTGGTGAACGAATACTCGGACGAGCCCGGCGCGAAGGCGCGCGGCGGCACGCTCGGGCGTTTCCCGCGCGGGGTCATGGTCAAGGAGTTCGAGAAAGCGGCGTTCGCGCTCGAGCCCGGGCAGATCTCCGACGTGGTCGAGAGCCCTTTCGGGTTTCACGTGATCCAGAGAACCGAGTAG